One window of the Lytechinus variegatus isolate NC3 chromosome 3, Lvar_3.0, whole genome shotgun sequence genome contains the following:
- the LOC121411294 gene encoding 3-hydroxyisobutyryl-CoA hydrolase, mitochondrial-like isoform X1: MLASRSVRSISLQRVSAILRQLRMSSTAAGSEDDALFEKINSTGIITLNRPKALNALDLSMVKKITPKLKEWCEDPSTSVVIIKGSGDKAFCAGGDIKAVTEAGKSGDPQAGDFFKNEYVLNYTIGTMKKPYIAFIHGITMGGGVGLSVHGRYRVATEKTLFAMPETAIGLFPDVGGGYFLPRLDGKLGIYLALTGYRLKGRDVLHAGVATHFVEAQRLPELEQELCSLQSAQHAQVQEVLNKFHEQCTIDVDKPFSLAPHKSSIDRLFDADTVEAILQNLEQDGSEWAIKQLETLKKMSPTSMKITLRQLLEGGKLTLGNCLSMEYRIAEGCIRGHDFYEGVRAVLIDKDHTPKWSPATLEGVGENIVTSHFSPLGKQELIL, from the exons ATGCTAGCATCAAGAAGTGTAAGAAG TATATCCTTGCAGCGTGTTTCAGCCATCCTGAGGCAATTGAGGATGTCATCAACTGCAGCAGGTTCAGAAGATGATGCTCTCTTCGAAAAGATAAATTCAACTGGTATCATTACACTAAACAGACCAAAGGCCCTCAATGCCCTTGATTTGTCTATGGTCAAGAAAATTACACCAAAGCTAAAA GAATGGTGTGAAGATCCTTCTACATCAGTTGTTATCATAAAGGGTTCTGGGGACAAAGCTTTCTGTGCAGGAGGTGATATCAAAG CTGTAACAGAAGCAGGCAAGTCAGGAGACCCTCAGGCAGGGGATTTCTTCAAGAATGAATATGTATTGAACTACACCATTGGAACCATGAAGAAACCATACATCGCATTTATCCATGGCATTACCATGGGAGGG GGTGTAGGTCTGTCTGTCCATGGTAGGTACAGAGTAGCAACAGAGAAGACACTTTTTGCCATGCCAGAGACTGCTATAGGACTCTTCCCTGATGTAGGAGGTGGTTACTTCTTACCAAGGCTTGATGGGAAACTAGGTATCTACTTGGCTTTAACTGGCTACAGGTTGAAAGGTCGCGATGTCCTGCACGCTGGAGTAGCTACACACTTTGTAGAAGCTCAAAGA TTACCAGAATTGGAGCAAGAACTGTGTAGTTTACAATCAGCTCAACATGCGCAGGTTCAAGAAGTTCTTAATAAATTCCATGAACAG TGTACGATAGATGTGGACAAACCATTCTCTTTGGCACCTCATAAATCAAGTATAGACAGGTTGTTTGATGCCGATACTGTAGAAGCTATACTCCAGAATCTTGAGCAAGATGGATCAGAATGGGCTATTAAACAACTTGAG ACTCTCAAAAAGATGTCGCCTACCTCTATGAAAATCACCTTGCGTCAGTTATTAGAAGGCGGCAAACTGACATTGGGCAACTGCCTCTCAATGGAATATAGGATTGCAGAAGGATGCATC AGAGGGCATGATTTCTACGAGGGAGTGCGAGCTGTACTCATCGATAAGGACCACACCCCCAAATGGTCACCAGCAACGCTAGAAGGAGTCGGTGAAAATATTGTCACAAGTCATTTTAGTCCGCTTGGCAAACAAGAACTTATACTCTGA
- the LOC121411294 gene encoding 3-hydroxyisobutyryl-CoA hydrolase, mitochondrial-like isoform X2, whose product MDLDKSISLQRVSAILRQLRMSSTAAGSEDDALFEKINSTGIITLNRPKALNALDLSMVKKITPKLKEWCEDPSTSVVIIKGSGDKAFCAGGDIKAVTEAGKSGDPQAGDFFKNEYVLNYTIGTMKKPYIAFIHGITMGGGVGLSVHGRYRVATEKTLFAMPETAIGLFPDVGGGYFLPRLDGKLGIYLALTGYRLKGRDVLHAGVATHFVEAQRLPELEQELCSLQSAQHAQVQEVLNKFHEQCTIDVDKPFSLAPHKSSIDRLFDADTVEAILQNLEQDGSEWAIKQLETLKKMSPTSMKITLRQLLEGGKLTLGNCLSMEYRIAEGCIRGHDFYEGVRAVLIDKDHTPKWSPATLEGVGENIVTSHFSPLGKQELIL is encoded by the exons ATGGATCTTGACAAGAG TATATCCTTGCAGCGTGTTTCAGCCATCCTGAGGCAATTGAGGATGTCATCAACTGCAGCAGGTTCAGAAGATGATGCTCTCTTCGAAAAGATAAATTCAACTGGTATCATTACACTAAACAGACCAAAGGCCCTCAATGCCCTTGATTTGTCTATGGTCAAGAAAATTACACCAAAGCTAAAA GAATGGTGTGAAGATCCTTCTACATCAGTTGTTATCATAAAGGGTTCTGGGGACAAAGCTTTCTGTGCAGGAGGTGATATCAAAG CTGTAACAGAAGCAGGCAAGTCAGGAGACCCTCAGGCAGGGGATTTCTTCAAGAATGAATATGTATTGAACTACACCATTGGAACCATGAAGAAACCATACATCGCATTTATCCATGGCATTACCATGGGAGGG GGTGTAGGTCTGTCTGTCCATGGTAGGTACAGAGTAGCAACAGAGAAGACACTTTTTGCCATGCCAGAGACTGCTATAGGACTCTTCCCTGATGTAGGAGGTGGTTACTTCTTACCAAGGCTTGATGGGAAACTAGGTATCTACTTGGCTTTAACTGGCTACAGGTTGAAAGGTCGCGATGTCCTGCACGCTGGAGTAGCTACACACTTTGTAGAAGCTCAAAGA TTACCAGAATTGGAGCAAGAACTGTGTAGTTTACAATCAGCTCAACATGCGCAGGTTCAAGAAGTTCTTAATAAATTCCATGAACAG TGTACGATAGATGTGGACAAACCATTCTCTTTGGCACCTCATAAATCAAGTATAGACAGGTTGTTTGATGCCGATACTGTAGAAGCTATACTCCAGAATCTTGAGCAAGATGGATCAGAATGGGCTATTAAACAACTTGAG ACTCTCAAAAAGATGTCGCCTACCTCTATGAAAATCACCTTGCGTCAGTTATTAGAAGGCGGCAAACTGACATTGGGCAACTGCCTCTCAATGGAATATAGGATTGCAGAAGGATGCATC AGAGGGCATGATTTCTACGAGGGAGTGCGAGCTGTACTCATCGATAAGGACCACACCCCCAAATGGTCACCAGCAACGCTAGAAGGAGTCGGTGAAAATATTGTCACAAGTCATTTTAGTCCGCTTGGCAAACAAGAACTTATACTCTGA